The genomic interval TCGAGCTGGCGACCATGGGGGGGCGCACCGGTGGAGCACCACCCGCCCGCACCAGCCCCTTGCCCACCGGTTCCCGCCAGCACCAGCCCGATCAGGACACCGCCCTTGTAGTCCGGGCGGCTGTTAATGAAGGCCGCGGGGATCGCCAGGCAGAAATAGGCACCGTAGTAGGCCAAATCCACCAGGGAGGACTGCAGGTTCGTCATGGAGAACACGGAGCGGAACACCTTGACCAGGGGGTCGCTCATGCTCCCGGCCAGGCCCCAGGCGGCGAAGCAGGAGACCAGCAGGCAGAAGGGCGCCACCTTACCGGGGTTACAGGAACGCTCGGTTGACTGGGGTCTTCCGGGCGATCTCCGCCTCAGCCGCGGGGTCTTGGATGGCAGTCATCACAGCACGCCCTTCTTGAGGATGAGGTTCCCGTACAGGGCGGTCTCCCCGGTGATGACGACGGCGTAGACGCTCGGGGTGTAGTCGTAGAAGACCATGCGCTCGATCGTCTTGACGCTCACGGGACCGGCGTCCTTCTCCGCCTCGTTCCAGATCTGCTCGTAGACGTCCCACACCGGAGGCCGAGGATCGTCGCCGACCGTCTCCATGAGGGTCACCTGGTAGCTGCTGTACCGGTCCAGGGGCATGAGGGTGAGGATGGATGTGAGCAGGTCAGGGATCCCCAGCCCGTCGGCCCGCACCGTGGTGGGGTGGAGGTGGTGCCCGGGGAAGTTGGCGTCAGCCAGGAGGATCTCGTCGCCGTGCCCCATCTCGAGCAGGATCTTGACGAGATCGGGTGACAGGTTAGCGGGAATGTTGCGGAGCATCGTCGCTCCTTTCCTAAGGTGGGTTGTCGGTTAGATGGTTCAGTTGCAGTCGATGAGGTCGGAGGTCAGCCGGCAGTGATATTGAGCAGCCGCTCTCGCATGACGTCGAAAGCGTCGGGCTGCACGATTGAGTCGGAGGGTTCGACGTCGACCAGGTGGACGCTGCGGCGCAGCACCTCGCCGCGCGAAGCCGGGTCGACGGCGCCGGTGGCCTCGAGCTGGGCGAGGATGTTGCCCAGGGCGCTGGCCTCCGGTGTGCTTACGACGACGCGTCGGTTGCAGGCCGCCGCCGTCATCGCCGGAAGGAGGCTGTTACGCGCCCCGCCTCCCACCAGGTGGATCGGCGAAGCCGGGTCCAGCAGGTCGCCGACGACGTTCTGCAGCCCCTGGGCGTAGGCGGCGTGCGCGCAGGCGAGCGACTCGAGAATGAGCCGGACGGTCTGCGCAGGTCCCTCGGGGACCACCCTGTAGTGGTCGCGGCACCAGTGGGCGATCTTGCCCGGCATGTCCCCGGGAGTGGCGAAGAGGGCGTCATCGGGGTCGATCACGACCCCGGGAGAGGCGCACTCCCCCGCTGCCTTGACCAGCACCCCGGTATCGGGCTCGTTCCAGGAGCGCTGGCACTCCTGAAGCAGCCAGAAGCCGGTGAGGTTGCGCAGGAGCCGGATACCACCGTCGGTGCGGACCTCGTTGGTCAGTCCGGAACGCAGCGTCGCCTCGTCCAGGACCGGATCGGGAACGGTGACCCCGATGAGGCTCCAGGATCCTGAGGAGATGAACAGGTGCACGTCGTCGTTCGTCAGCCCGAGCGCGTGGACGGCACAGGCGGTGTCATGCCCACCGGGACGCACGATGGTGATCCCCTCCGACGTCTTGCCGGCCACGGTGGCGTCGTCGACGAGCGGGGGCATCCACCGCTCGGGGATTCCGGCGGCCTCCAGCACGTGGGCAGACCAGCATTGGGCCCCGGGTGAGGCGAGCCCGGTGGTCGAGGCGATCGCCCGCCCCGTCTCGGCAGGGGCGCCGAGCAGGTACGCCACCAGGTCGGGCAGTGGCAGGAAGCGGTCGACCCGATCAACGAGGCCAGGCTCCTCCCTCAAGTCCGCGTAGAGCTGGTAGACCGTGTTGATCTGCTGGGGCAGGATACCGGTCTCCCGCCAGATCGTCTCCGGGGCGATGGCCTGATCCAGGTCCGCGGCCCACCGGGACATGCGCCCGTCGCGATAGGCCCGGGGAGCGCGCAGCAGGGATCCGTTGGCGTCGAGAAGGCCGTAGTCGACGCCCCAGGTGTCGATGCCGATGGAGTCGGGAGCACGCCCCAGGCGCCGCGTCGCCTCGACTATGCTCCGACGAACACCGTCCATGATGCTCTCAAGGTCCCAGGTGAGAGTGCCGCGGTCATCCACCACCTGGTGGCGCAGCCGGTAGACCTCCTCGGTGCTGACCACCCCTTGTCGGTAGCTTCCCAGAACCGCTCGCACGGAGCTAGAGCCGAGGTCGAGGGCGAGCGCGTGGTGCTCAGCCCCTGGCTCACTGTCCGCCCCGCTGCTCCAGCTCATAGTCGGACGATGCTCGTCGGTGCTCGTCATGATGCGGTCCTTCAGCGGTAGAGGGGCCCGAAGGCGGCGCAGGCCCTGAAGTCGGCGCTCTCGAGATCAGCGGTGCCGAAGGGCGCCCAGGCCTTGGGGCGCAGGATTCTCTCGCGCTCGACGTTGTGCATGTAGACGGGGATGCGCAGCATCGAAGCCAGGGTGATGAGGTCGGCGCCGAAGTGCCCGTAGCCCGTGGCCGTGTGGTTGGCACCCCAGTTGGCCATCCAATCGTAGACGGACGTGAAGGCACCCTGACCGGTTAGGCGCGGGACGAAGAAGGTGGTCGGCCAGGTCGGGTCGGTGCGGTTGACGATCTGGTCACGCACGTCGTCGGGCAGCTCCACGGTCCAGCCCTCGGAGATCTGGAGTACCGGTCCCTGGCCGGCCACGAAGTTGAGGCGGGTCGCGGTCACGGGCATGCCGCCAGAGGTGGTGAAGT from Actinomyces respiraculi carries:
- a CDS encoding RbsD/FucU family protein, with amino-acid sequence MLRNIPANLSPDLVKILLEMGHGDEILLADANFPGHHLHPTTVRADGLGIPDLLTSILTLMPLDRYSSYQVTLMETVGDDPRPPVWDVYEQIWNEAEKDAGPVSVKTIERMVFYDYTPSVYAVVITGETALYGNLILKKGVL
- a CDS encoding rhamnulokinase; translation: MSWSSGADSEPGAEHHALALDLGSSSVRAVLGSYRQGVVSTEEVYRLRHQVVDDRGTLTWDLESIMDGVRRSIVEATRRLGRAPDSIGIDTWGVDYGLLDANGSLLRAPRAYRDGRMSRWAADLDQAIAPETIWRETGILPQQINTVYQLYADLREEPGLVDRVDRFLPLPDLVAYLLGAPAETGRAIASTTGLASPGAQCWSAHVLEAAGIPERWMPPLVDDATVAGKTSEGITIVRPGGHDTACAVHALGLTNDDVHLFISSGSWSLIGVTVPDPVLDEATLRSGLTNEVRTDGGIRLLRNLTGFWLLQECQRSWNEPDTGVLVKAAGECASPGVVIDPDDALFATPGDMPGKIAHWCRDHYRVVPEGPAQTVRLILESLACAHAAYAQGLQNVVGDLLDPASPIHLVGGGARNSLLPAMTAAACNRRVVVSTPEASALGNILAQLEATGAVDPASRGEVLRRSVHLVDVEPSDSIVQPDAFDVMRERLLNITAG